From Xenopus tropicalis strain Nigerian chromosome 3, UCB_Xtro_10.0, whole genome shotgun sequence, the proteins below share one genomic window:
- the LOC100489578 gene encoding vomeronasal type-2 receptor 26-like, with translation MSGKWMVTVYLALSTKRIDIRNYQSLLAFVFAVTEINKNPRLLPNITLGFHIVDHCLTEAMATIGMINILTGKGLPIPNYRWGLSPNLVAVVDGISSKVTLLIARMFGIYRFPQMHKYIKKVSITGGDGNELHFDENGDMPSDFDILNWIVYPNQTLDGIKVGTYAQRSASQELRINESLIRWSPSFNETPRTPCSETCLIGFRNKPKEGFPECCNDCAPCPEGEICNQTEMAELSNPETMIYSMTGKPASSNHPAIVNWNPQCNHCNAVRATLLYSKCNK, from the exons ATGTCAGGAAAATGGATGGTCACTGTGTACTTAGCACTGAGTACTAAGAG AATAGACATCAGGAATTATCAGAGTCTCTTGGCCTTTGTATTTGCTGTCACTGAAATAAACAAGAACCCAAGACTGCTGCCCAATATCACTCTGGGCTTCCATATTGTAGATCACTGTTTGACTGAAGCAATGGCAACAATTGGAATGATTAACATTCTGACTGGAAAAGGGCTTCCCATCCCTAACTATCGCTGGGGCCTTTCACCTAACTTGGTGGCTGTTGTGGATGGCATATCTTCCAAAGTGACTCTCCTTATAGCCAGAATGTTTGGCATTTACAGATTCCCACAG atGCACAAGTATATAAAGAAAGTCAGTATTACAGGTGGGGACGGGAATGAGTTACATTTTGATGAGAATGGAGATATGCCTTCTGACTTTGACATTTTAAACTGGATTGTCTACCCAAATCAGACTCTTGATGGCATCAAAGTAGGAACATATGCACAGAGATCTGCCTCCCAGGAACTGAGAATAAATGAAAGTCTAATACGATGGAGCCCATCTTTTAATGAA ACCCCACGTACACCTTGCAGTGAAACCTGCCTTATTGGGTTTAGGAATAAACCTAAAGAAGGATTCCCTGAGTGCTGCAATGACTGTGCACCCTGCCCAGAGGGAGAGATATGCAACCAGACAG aAATGGCAGAGCTTTCTAATCCAGAAACCATGATTTATTCCATGACTGGCAAGCCAGCAAGCAGCAACCATCCAGCTATTGTGAACTGGAACCCCCAGTGCAACCATTGTAATGCTGTCAGAGCCACATTACTTTATTCCAAATGTAATAAATAG